The window GGCTTTCATGATGCGCGTGTTCTCGACGCGCTCGACGAGGATTTCGAGGCCGTCGTACTCGATGACCTCGCCTTCCTCGACGAGGCGACCCGCGAGGTTGAAGATGAAGCCCGCGAGCGTCTCGAACTCCTCGCCTTCGGGGATGTTGACGTCGAGTTCCTCGTTGACCTCGTCGATGTTGACCTCGCCTTTGACGATGGCCGTATCGTCGTCGATGAACTCGATAGGCTCTTCCTCGCCGGCTTCGAGCAGTTCGCCGACGATTTCCTCGGTGATGTCCTCCATCGTCACCAGCCCCTCGGTGGTGCCGAACTCGTCGATGACGATGACCATGTGGAGGCGCTTGCGGCGCATCTCCTTGAGCAACTCGTCGACGTTCTTCGATTCGGGGACGTGAAGCGTCTCCTCGATGAGATCCTCGAGTTCGATGTCCTCCTTTTCGCCGTAGGTGTAGTCCCGCACGAGGTCGCTGACGTGAACGATGCCGAGGACGTTGTCGAGGCTCCCCTCGTAGACCGGCAGCCGAGTGTGGCCGCCCTGCACGCATTTCTGGAGAGCGTCCTCGATGGTCGCGTCCGTCGAGACGGCCTCCATATCGAGCCGCGGCGTCATGACCTCCTTGGCGATGGTATTGGTAAACCGGAAGATGCGCTGGAGCATCTCGCGTTCGTCCTCTTCGAGGACGCCCGCGCGCTCGCCCGTCTCGATGATGTCGCGGATTTCCTCGCGGGTGACGTAGGTGGATTCGATTTCCCCGCGGCCGCCGGTGATGCGGTTGACCTGCCGGGTGAGGTAATCGAAGGTGACGATAAGCGGCAACAGCAGGTATTCGGAGTACTTCAGCGGGCGCGCGATGCGGAGGGCCCACGATTCGGTGTTCTCGACGGCGTAGGATTTCGGGGCACTCTCGCCGAACAGCAACACGAGCGCGGTGATGCCGAAGGTGGCGATGAAGACGGCGAGGGACTGCCGGAAGTAGAGCGCGAGCAGTCCCGTTGCGATGGAGGACATCGCGATATTGACGATGTTGTTGCCCACCAGAATCGTGACGAGCAGGCGGTGAGGGTCGTCCTTCAACGATTTCAGCGTCTCCGCGCCGGGCATGCCGTCGGACACGAGCGAGTCGACGCGATGCGGCGGCAAGGAGAACATCGCAATCTCCGACGAGGAGAAGAACGCCGACAGCAACAACAGCGCGAAAATCGCCACCCCGCCGAGGGCGGCGATGGTCGTGTCACTAAAGGGGAGTTCACCCGGATCGGGGCCGACCTGTATCGCACTAACGACGTACCACGCGAGAGAGCCCATCTGGACGTGCGCTTTTCTGCGGGCGCGGGATTAAGGCTTACTCATGTCTCACGCGGTCGTGTCGAACCGATGGCCGCGGGCGACACGCTTACGCGCGGACCGCTCGTATGGTCAGCCATGAGCGAACCAGCAATCACGCTATATCGACTACAGGCGTGTCCGTTCTGCGAACGCGTCGTCCGCGTCCTGAACGACCTCGACCTCGAGTACGAATCCCGCTTCGTCGAGGCCCGACACTCCCGTCGGGACGCCGTCAAGCGACTGACCGGCGCCCGGACGGTTCCCGCCATCGTCGACGACAACACCGGCATCACGATGAGCGAGAGCGCGAACATCGTCGAGTACCTTCAGGCGACCTATGGCGACGGCGCGACCGACGCCACGCGCGTCACCGCAAGCGCCGCGAGCGGGGGTGACGACGAATGAATCTGGGCTTCGATATCGTCGAACTCGGCCCCGCCGACCACCCCGAGGCCGGCGAGAAGGCGCCCGACTTCACCCGCCCGCTGGTCAACGACGAGTACTGGGCCGACGCCTCGCTGTCGGAGTTGACCGACGACGGCCCCGTCATCCTCGTTTTCCACCCGATGGACGGCGACTTCCCGTCGACGTACATCTGGCAGGAAATCGACGACCGCGACTGGGACGACTACGACGCCTCCGTCGTCGGTCTCTCGATTTCCTCGCCGTACGAACACTCGCGGTTCCTCGAAGAGTGGGACGTCGAGCAGTATCGGCTCTTCTCGGACCCCCAGAACGGCGTCGCCGAGGAGTACGGCATCGTCCACGAACTCGACGGGATGGAGGGTATCGCCGAACCGCGGCCCGCCGTCTTCGTCATCGACGGGGACCGCACCATCGAGTTCGCGTGGGTCGCCACCGACTGGCCGGAGTTCCCGCCGTACGACGATATCGAATCGGCCATCGAAGGACTGTAAACGCCAGCAACCCTACGTCCGGCCGTGACCGAGACCGACATCGACCTCACCGACGCCGTCGCCGCGATTCGCCGCGGTGACCTCGTGGTCTATCCGACCGAGACGGTCTACGGACTGGCCGCCGACGCGCTGGACCCCGAGGCCATCGAGCGCGTCTTCGAAGCGAAGGGTCGGGCCCGCGACAAGCCGATTTCGATGGCGCTGCCCGACGCCGAGGTCGCACGGGATTTTGCGGAGGTTTCGGACCGTGAGGCCTCCTTCTGTGCCCGCTTTCTGCCCGGCCCCGTGACCGTCCTTCTGGAGCGGACCGACCGCGTACCGGACGTGCTGGTCGCCGGCGAGGACCGCGTCGGGATTCGCGTCCCCGACCACGACCTCTCGCGGGAACTGGCGCGACGGACCGGCCCGATTACCTCGACCAGCGCGAACAAGAGCGGCCAACCGAGCGCCCGGCGTGTCGAGGACATCGCCCCCGAAGTCCGGGAGCGAGCAGCCGTCGTGCTCGATACCGGCGAGACGCCGGGCACGGAGAGCACGGTTGTCAACATCGCCGAAAACGACATCGTCCGTCGGGGCGCCCGCGCCGACGAAATCGAGGGTTGGCTGGCGGAGAACTGAAAGGCAGTCACACCGCTTTCGTGCAGTATCGAGTTCTGCCCGCGACAGAAGGCTTTTGAGCGATACAGACCAACCTTCGTCCATGCGCCGAGACGACCGCGACGACCCCTTCGACGACATCTTCAGCGAGATAGAGCGGATGATGGAGGAGATGACGGGCGGCGTGAGCGGCCCGGGCAACGCCGGCTTCGGCGACGATGCCCACGTCTCCGTCTACGAGAGCGACGAGGAACTCACCGTCGTCGCGGACATGCCGGGCGTCGACAAGGAGAACATCGACATCAAATGCGACGGCCGGCACGTCACCATCTCGGCTTCGACCGCCCGCAGCGAGTACGAGGAGCGCATCGAGTTGCCCGCCCGCGTCGACGAACACTCTGCCACCGCGACGTTCAACAACGGCGTCCTCGAAATCCGCCTCGACCGCACCGGCAGTTCCGCGAACATCGATCTCTCGTAGCGCCGCTCAGTCGTCGAAATCGTCGGCACTTTTATTCGAGATAAATCGTTGGATGAGATAATGGATTCCCACGGGAGGGGGGCTCGGGATTCTGCCTCCGTCGACGGTTCCGCAAACGCGGGACGAGGGGCCGATTCGACGGCGCGCGTCCTACATCTGGACGACGAACCGACCTTTCTGGAGACGTCGAAACGCCTTCTGGAACACCACGAGGATTTCGTCGTCAAACTCGAGACGGACCCGGAGGCCGCACTCGACCGACTGGATTCGGTCGACTGTATCGTCTCCGATTACGACATGCCGACGATGAACGGCATCGAGTTTCTGGAGGCCGTCCGGGCGCAGGACCCCGACCTACCGTTCATCCTCTTTACCGGGAAGGGAAGCGAGGAAATCGCCAGCGAGGCCATCCGGGCCGGCGTCACCGACTACCTCCAGAAGGGGGCCGATTCAGACCGCTTTGCCATCCTCGCGAACCGGATTACGAACGCCGTCGAGCGGCATCGCGCGGAAAAGCGGGCAACCGCCGCAGACCATCGGGCCCGCCGCGTCTACGAACGCATCGACGACGCCTTCATCGCCGTCGACGACGAGTGGCGCTTTACCTACGTCAACCAGCGGGCCGGCGAACTGCTCGATTCGGACCCCGAAGCACTGGTTGGAACGAAGGTTCGGGACGCCTTCCCCGAGGTAGTCGGCAGCCGGTTCGACGAAGAATACAGACGCGCCGTCGAACAGCAGGAGACGGTCACTTTCGAGGAGTATTACGAGCCACTCGACGCGTGGTTCGAGGTGCGGGCCTATCCCGACGACTCCGGCCTGTCGGTGTACTTCCGTGACGTGACCGAAAAGAAGGAACGGGAACGTCGCTACGACGCCGTCTTCAACAACACCTACCAGTTCACGGGGCTGCTCGAACCCGACGGCACGCTTATCGAGGCCAACGAGGCGGCCCTCTCCTTCGTCGATGCCGACCGCGAGGAGGTGGTCGACCGGTCGCTGTGGGAGACGCCGTGGTTCCAGTTGAACGACGAGACGCGCCGCATCGCCCGCCAGTCGGTCCAGCAGGCGCGAGAGGGGTCCTTCTATCGCGACGAACTCCCCGTCGAGGGCGCCGACGGCCAGACCATCATCGTCGATTACTCCGTGCGGCCGGTCACCGACGAATCCGGCGAGGTGACGCTTCTGGTCCCCGAGGGTCGGGACATCACCGACCGTAAAGAGCGGGAGGCGGAACTCCGCGAGGAGCGAGCGATAACCGAGAGCATCTTCTCGGCGCTTCCTGATGTCCTCTACGTGTTCGACGAGAGCGGGCGGTTCATCCGCTGGAACGACCAACTCTCGTCGGTGACCGGCTACAGCGACGAGGAGATAACCGAGATGCGCCCGTGGGATTTCGTCCCGGAATCCGAGCGCGAGAAGATTCAAGAGGCCATCGACGGCGTCTTCGACGCCGACCGGACGATGACCGTCGAATCGGCGTTCGTAACGAAGGACGGCGAGCGAATCCCCTACGAGTTCACGGGCGCCCAACTGACTGACGACGACGGTCAGACGCTCGGCCTCGTCGGCATCGGCCGCGACATCAGCGAGCGGAAGGAGCGAGAGCAGCAACTCGAACGGAAAAACGAGCAGTTAGAGGAGTTCGCCTCGCTCATCTCCCACGACCTCAAGACGCCGCTGTCGGTCGCCAGCGGGAACCTTCGACTCGCTCGCGAGACGGGCGAAGACCGGTATCTCGACGAGATAGAAACCGCCCTCGACCGGATGGGGACGCTCGTCGACGAGGTCCTGGAGTTGGCCAAGCAGGGCGAAGTCGTCGACGACGTGGCGCCAGTCAGGCTCCGGCCGATGCTCTCGGATATCGAGACGGCCACCGGAGCAGACGTCGAGACGGCCTATCCAGACGGCGCCGCCGTCATGGCCGAGAAATCCCGACTCTATTCGCTTTTGAGTAACCTGGTCGCGAATTCCGACGACCACGGCGGCGAGGACGTCACCGTCGAAGTCGGCCTTGATGGCGAAACGCTCTACGTCGCCGACGACGGCCGTGGCATACCCGAAGAGGAACGCGACACCGTCTTCGACCCCGGATATTCGGGCGACGACGGCAGCGGTTTCGGTCTCGCCATCGCCGAAGCCATCGCCGACGCACACGGCTGGGAGATCGACGTCACCGACAGCGAGGCGGGCGGCGCGCGCTTCGAAATCAGCGGCGTCAATGCGCAGTCCGTCGAATGAGGTCCGCCAGTCGGTCGTAGAAATCCGCCTCGTATTTCGTCACCTCGTCGACGGTCGGCCGGGCGTTGGTTTCGTTGACGACGGCCCGGTCGTCGGTCGCGAGGATGTCGACGCCGAGCCAGTCGATATCGAGCGCATCGGCCGCGTCTTCCGCGAGCGTTCGGAGGTCCGGGGGCAGGTCGACGCCCTCGGCGACGGCCCCCCGGTGGACGTTGTGCTTCCAGCGGCCCGCCTCGCGTTCGGCCTCGGGCAGGCGCCGTTCGACGGCCCCGACGAACTCGCCGTCGACGACCATCGCCCGGTAGTCGCGAGCGTCGGGAAGATACTCCTGAACGAGGAACGACCGGTCGTCGGCCGCCCGGTAGTCGTGGACCAGGGAGAGGTAATCGCAGACGCCGAGGAAGGAATCGAGGTCGTGGGCTTTCGCGATGCCGACCCCGCGAGTCGTGGAGTTGGGTTTGACGACGACGGGCGGGTCGAACCGCTCGAAGGCGGCCCGGAGTTCCGACTCGTCGACGGGGTTCGAGACGTAGACGCTGGCGGGCGTATCGAGGCCGGCCTTGCCGAGACGGGCGAGCGCGCCGGCCTTGTTCCGACTCCGTAGAATCGCTTCGCGGTCGTTGACCCACGGCACGCCGAGCAACGCGTCGCCGACGCCGCCCTCCATGATGCGGGGCGGGTAGACGAAGCCGACGTCGAAGGCCTCGTCGACGAGCGGTTCGTCCAGCGGTTGGGCACGCTCGCGGGTCGGCACGTGTTCGGCCTCGATGCCACGCTCACGGAGGGGTTCGCGGATACGACCGAGGGTTTCGGCGTTCGTCGCCACCGCCAACCGGAGCATACACGGGCGTCGGGTGCCCGCGCCTTGAATCCGCCGCCCTGCGATTGCCCTGTCAGTCGTCGTCGGTTTCGGCCTCGACGTCGGTCCGGGCCTGCCGTTCGGCGGCGCGCTCGATGAACTCCTGTGGGAGTTCGTCGATTTCGCCGGCTTGCACGCCCCAGAGGTGGGCGTACAGACCCTCGTTGTCCAGCAAATCCTCGTGGGTGCCGCGCTCGACGATTTGACCGTCCTCAAGGACGAGAATCGTGTCGGCGTCCTTGATGGTCGACAGGCGGTGGGCGATGGCGAAGGTGGTCCGGTCGGCCGTCAGTTTGTCCAGCGACCGCTGGATGAGCATCTCGGTTTCGGTGTCGACGTCCGAGGTGGCCTCGTCGAGGACGAGGATATCGGGGTCTTTGAGGACCGCGCGGGCGATGGAGATGCGCTGCCGTTGGCCGCCGGAGAGTTTCACGCCCCGCTCGCCGACCATCGTATCGTAACCGTCCGGCAGGTTCTGGATGAAATCGTGGGCCTCGGCGGCCTTTGCGGCCTCGACGACGGCCTCGTCGTCGGCTTCGAAGGTGCCGTAGGTGATGTTCTCCCGGACTGTCCCGTAGAAGAGGAACGTGTCCTGACCGACGTAGCCGATGGCCTGCCGCAGCGAGGGCAGCGTCACCTCTCGGAGGTCCTGGCCGTCGATGCGAATCCCACCGTCGTCGACGTCGTAGAGGCGAAGCAGGAGTTTCAGAACGGTGGATTTGCCGGCACCCGTCGGGCCCACCAGCGCGAGCGTCTCGCCGCCCTCGACCTCGAAGTCGACGTCCTCGATGATGGTCTCGTCGTCGTAGCCGAAGGAGACGTCGTCGTATACGACGTTGCCCTCCCCGACTTCGAGCGGTTCGGCGTCGGGGTCGACCACGAGTCGGTTGGGCTCGTCCATCAGGCCGAAAATCCGCTCGGCGGAGGCGTAGGCCCGCTGGTACATATTGATAATTTGCCCGAACTGCGCCATCGGCCAGATGAACCGCTGGGTCAGGAGGATGAACGTGACGAACTCGCCGGTGTAGAGCGGTTCGGTGAGGGGGCCGGGGGCAGCGCCGGTAGTCTCGGTCGCCAGCACCCAGATACCGCCGACGAGGAACGTGAGGACGAAGCCGATGCCCGCGATGACCCGCAGGCCGGGGAAGAACTTGATGCGGGTCTCGATGGCGTCCCAGTTGGCGTCGAAGTAATCCCCGGAGACGTCCTCGACGCGCTCGGATTCGTAGGGTTCGGTGTTGGCCGATTTGATGACCTGAATCCCGCCGAGATTGTTTTCGAGTCGGGAGTTGACCTGCCCGACAGTCGAGCGAACCTCGGCGTATTTCGGCTGGATAATCTGGATGAACTTGTAGGTAAACAGCGCGATGAGCGGCACCGGCACTAAGGCGATGAGCGCGAGCTGCCAGTTGAGCCAAAAGAGGATGCCGGCGATACCGAGGACCATCACAGACAGCCGGAACGTCGAATTGAGGCCGTCGTTGAGGAAGCGTTCGAGGCGGTTGACGTCGTTCGAGAGGATGGACATTAGTTCGCCGGTCTGCTTGTCGGCGAAGAAGTCCATGTTCAGCCGCTGCATCGTGTCGTAGGTGTCGGTCCGGATGCTGTGCTGGATGTTCTGGGCGAAGGAGTTGAACCCCCAGTTACGCACCCAGTGGAATATCGCGCCGGAGAAGAAGGCCGCCGCGATGAGGCCGACCGTAAAGAGCAACTGCTCGTCCTGCGTCGTCGGCGTCCACGCATCCGGCACCAGCAACAGCGTGAACGCCTTGTCGTTCCGGAAGATGGCGTCGACAGCCAACCCCAGCAGGACTGGCGGCAGCAAATCGAGGAGTCGCGCGAAGATACTCGCCGTGACAGCAACGGCGAACTGGAAGCTGTTCGGCCGACCGTATTCGCCGAACAGACGGCGCATCGGGTCCTCGGCGTTCTCGCGTTGCTCCTCGAAGGGATCGTCGTCCTCCGGCGCGATATCTCCCATTCGTGTTAAACTGACCGTTCAGTCAGCATAACCCTTCGGCTTGGGTGAGACCGGATGGCAAATCGCCAGCCGCCTCACACGTCGAACTCGACGCGGTCGCCTTCCTCGATGCCGCGGTCGGTCGTCCAGCCCTTGTTGACTTCGAGGACGTACTGGCCCTCACCGGAGTAGCGCTGGTCCTCACCGTCCTCGTTCGGCCCCGGTTTCGGCGCCTCGTGAATCGTCGTAATCGTCCCGTTCGGCGCGATGAAGACGATATCGATGCCGAAGGACATGTTCCGCATCACGTAGGTGCGTTCGGCCGAGCCGTCGTGGATGAAGAGCATGCCACGTTCCTCTGGCAACTCGTCGGTCTCGCTGAGTCCGACGTACCGCTTGGAGAAGGTATCGGCGACTGCGGCCGTAACGCTGCCGAGTTCCTCGCCCGTCTCGTCGTCGGTGACGACGACCTCGGTGTGGTTGTAGTCCCGCGATTCGTTGAAATCGGCGTCGGCGTCGTAGCCGCCGAGATACGGCGCGAGCATGCCGGTCGACAGCCCCAACAGGACGACCGCGAGGACGACGGCTACCAGCCCGAAGCCGACGCCAACCAACCGAGTGTTCATCGCCGAAACGAACGGCCCGCGAGCGGGTAAGCGTTCCGTCGCGGAAAGTAAGGCTTACCCGCACGGGCGCTCTCCCGTCGGATGCGGGCGCGTGGTCTAGTTGGCTATGACGCGGCCCTTACAAGGCCGAGATCGGCGGTTCGAACCCGCCCGCGCCCATCCTGCGGCGAGCTATACCCCGAGCCGCAGGTGTGGAGAAGGGTTCGAAGCCCGAAAGACGCAGCGGCGAGCGAAGCGAGCCGACCGGCTTTCCTCGGTTCGAACCCGCCCGCGCCCATACTCCCGTGGCGAACAACTCCGTGAGCCACGGGTGTACGCCCGGCAGGTTCGCACCCTGGAAGTCGCGCACAACGAGCGAAGCGAGTGAGCACGTCTCCCTCCGGTTCGAACCCGCCCGCGCCCACTTCTCTGACGGAACATCGCGAACAGTGCTGGCCCCGCGGCCGACCCACGCAGGGCGGCGGTTTTCGAAACCCTTTTTGATAGCCTCGGCGTCGGTGGGCATGCAAGCCGCCTTAGCTCAGATTGGGAGAGCACTCGACTGAAGATCGAGCTGTCCCCGGTTCAAATCCGGGAGGCGGCATTTTCCTGCGACCGAAGGGAGCAGTGAAAACGCCCCCGACCGCGATTTGAATGTCGGGAGTCGCAGCCGAGCGAAGCGAGGACCGTCTCCCGGAAGTTCATCCGGGAGGCGGCATACTTCTCTGAAGCCGCTCGCTGGGCGTAGCGAACGCAGCAGGTGGCGCGAATAGTCCTGACCGGCCAACGGAGCTGGAAGTGCTCCACCCGAACGCCTATATGGGCAGGTGAACCCCACAACGAAGAAGACATGGCCGGAGACGAGATCGGGTTTCATCCAGTCGTGGCCGCGCTGTACGACCCGGTGCAGTGGTACTTCGAGCGGGTACAGGCGCCCGAACACCGGGCATATCTGGCGGCGGGGCTCGACGGTCGGGTGCTGGAAATCGGCGTGGGGACGGGCGCGATGCTGCCCTACTACGAAGGGGGAATCGAGTCGGGGGCCGATATCCACGGCGTCGAACCGGACCCGACGATGTGGCAACGCGCTCGCGAGAAAATCGCCGACAGCACCGTCGATATGCAACTGGTCAGTGCGCGCGGGGAGTCGCTTCCCTACGAGGACGACTCGTTCGACTACGTCGTCGAATGCGGGGTGTTCTGTTCGGTTCCGTCGATACCGCCGATGCTGTCGGAGGTCGCCCGCGTGCTACGAGACGGAGGCGAGTTCCGATTTCTCGACCACGTCCGTTCCGATGGGCTGGTCGGGCGAAGCCAAGACGCGTTGACGCCGCTGTGGCGTCGAATCGGCGGAAACTGCCATCTGAACC of the Natronomonas halophila genome contains:
- a CDS encoding L-threonylcarbamoyladenylate synthase; protein product: MTETDIDLTDAVAAIRRGDLVVYPTETVYGLAADALDPEAIERVFEAKGRARDKPISMALPDAEVARDFAEVSDREASFCARFLPGPVTVLLERTDRVPDVLVAGEDRVGIRVPDHDLSRELARRTGPITSTSANKSGQPSARRVEDIAPEVRERAAVVLDTGETPGTESTVVNIAENDIVRRGARADEIEGWLAEN
- a CDS encoding DUF192 domain-containing protein codes for the protein MNTRLVGVGFGLVAVVLAVVLLGLSTGMLAPYLGGYDADADFNESRDYNHTEVVVTDDETGEELGSVTAAVADTFSKRYVGLSETDELPEERGMLFIHDGSAERTYVMRNMSFGIDIVFIAPNGTITTIHEAPKPGPNEDGEDQRYSGEGQYVLEVNKGWTTDRGIEEGDRVEFDV
- a CDS encoding Hsp20/alpha crystallin family protein, whose amino-acid sequence is MRRDDRDDPFDDIFSEIERMMEEMTGGVSGPGNAGFGDDAHVSVYESDEELTVVADMPGVDKENIDIKCDGRHVTISASTARSEYEERIELPARVDEHSATATFNNGVLEIRLDRTGSSANIDLS
- a CDS encoding ATP-grasp domain-containing protein, translating into MLRLAVATNAETLGRIREPLRERGIEAEHVPTRERAQPLDEPLVDEAFDVGFVYPPRIMEGGVGDALLGVPWVNDREAILRSRNKAGALARLGKAGLDTPASVYVSNPVDESELRAAFERFDPPVVVKPNSTTRGVGIAKAHDLDSFLGVCDYLSLVHDYRAADDRSFLVQEYLPDARDYRAMVVDGEFVGAVERRLPEAEREAGRWKHNVHRGAVAEGVDLPPDLRTLAEDAADALDIDWLGVDILATDDRAVVNETNARPTVDEVTKYEADFYDRLADLIRRTAH
- a CDS encoding glutaredoxin family protein; translation: MSEPAITLYRLQACPFCERVVRVLNDLDLEYESRFVEARHSRRDAVKRLTGARTVPAIVDDNTGITMSESANIVEYLQATYGDGATDATRVTASAASGGDDE
- a CDS encoding redoxin domain-containing protein, whose amino-acid sequence is MNLGFDIVELGPADHPEAGEKAPDFTRPLVNDEYWADASLSELTDDGPVILVFHPMDGDFPSTYIWQEIDDRDWDDYDASVVGLSISSPYEHSRFLEEWDVEQYRLFSDPQNGVAEEYGIVHELDGMEGIAEPRPAVFVIDGDRTIEFAWVATDWPEFPPYDDIESAIEGL
- a CDS encoding hemolysin family protein, which gives rise to MGSLAWYVVSAIQVGPDPGELPFSDTTIAALGGVAIFALLLLSAFFSSSEIAMFSLPPHRVDSLVSDGMPGAETLKSLKDDPHRLLVTILVGNNIVNIAMSSIATGLLALYFRQSLAVFIATFGITALVLLFGESAPKSYAVENTESWALRIARPLKYSEYLLLPLIVTFDYLTRQVNRITGGRGEIESTYVTREEIRDIIETGERAGVLEEDEREMLQRIFRFTNTIAKEVMTPRLDMEAVSTDATIEDALQKCVQGGHTRLPVYEGSLDNVLGIVHVSDLVRDYTYGEKEDIELEDLIEETLHVPESKNVDELLKEMRRKRLHMVIVIDEFGTTEGLVTMEDITEEIVGELLEAGEEEPIEFIDDDTAIVKGEVNIDEVNEELDVNIPEGEEFETLAGFIFNLAGRLVEEGEVIEYDGLEILVERVENTRIMKARVTRTEAYDEEAAVEEAPEEE
- a CDS encoding PAS domain S-box protein, which translates into the protein MDSHGRGARDSASVDGSANAGRGADSTARVLHLDDEPTFLETSKRLLEHHEDFVVKLETDPEAALDRLDSVDCIVSDYDMPTMNGIEFLEAVRAQDPDLPFILFTGKGSEEIASEAIRAGVTDYLQKGADSDRFAILANRITNAVERHRAEKRATAADHRARRVYERIDDAFIAVDDEWRFTYVNQRAGELLDSDPEALVGTKVRDAFPEVVGSRFDEEYRRAVEQQETVTFEEYYEPLDAWFEVRAYPDDSGLSVYFRDVTEKKERERRYDAVFNNTYQFTGLLEPDGTLIEANEAALSFVDADREEVVDRSLWETPWFQLNDETRRIARQSVQQAREGSFYRDELPVEGADGQTIIVDYSVRPVTDESGEVTLLVPEGRDITDRKEREAELREERAITESIFSALPDVLYVFDESGRFIRWNDQLSSVTGYSDEEITEMRPWDFVPESEREKIQEAIDGVFDADRTMTVESAFVTKDGERIPYEFTGAQLTDDDGQTLGLVGIGRDISERKEREQQLERKNEQLEEFASLISHDLKTPLSVASGNLRLARETGEDRYLDEIETALDRMGTLVDEVLELAKQGEVVDDVAPVRLRPMLSDIETATGADVETAYPDGAAVMAEKSRLYSLLSNLVANSDDHGGEDVTVEVGLDGETLYVADDGRGIPEEERDTVFDPGYSGDDGSGFGLAIAEAIADAHGWEIDVTDSEAGGARFEISGVNAQSVE
- a CDS encoding class I SAM-dependent methyltransferase produces the protein MAGDEIGFHPVVAALYDPVQWYFERVQAPEHRAYLAAGLDGRVLEIGVGTGAMLPYYEGGIESGADIHGVEPDPTMWQRAREKIADSTVDMQLVSARGESLPYEDDSFDYVVECGVFCSVPSIPPMLSEVARVLRDGGEFRFLDHVRSDGLVGRSQDALTPLWRRIGGNCHLNRRVRPLLETSDRLTLEEFDRPTIGYWPIRKFARGTATLSG
- a CDS encoding ABC transporter ATP-binding protein, with product MGDIAPEDDDPFEEQRENAEDPMRRLFGEYGRPNSFQFAVAVTASIFARLLDLLPPVLLGLAVDAIFRNDKAFTLLLVPDAWTPTTQDEQLLFTVGLIAAAFFSGAIFHWVRNWGFNSFAQNIQHSIRTDTYDTMQRLNMDFFADKQTGELMSILSNDVNRLERFLNDGLNSTFRLSVMVLGIAGILFWLNWQLALIALVPVPLIALFTYKFIQIIQPKYAEVRSTVGQVNSRLENNLGGIQVIKSANTEPYESERVEDVSGDYFDANWDAIETRIKFFPGLRVIAGIGFVLTFLVGGIWVLATETTGAAPGPLTEPLYTGEFVTFILLTQRFIWPMAQFGQIINMYQRAYASAERIFGLMDEPNRLVVDPDAEPLEVGEGNVVYDDVSFGYDDETIIEDVDFEVEGGETLALVGPTGAGKSTVLKLLLRLYDVDDGGIRIDGQDLREVTLPSLRQAIGYVGQDTFLFYGTVRENITYGTFEADDEAVVEAAKAAEAHDFIQNLPDGYDTMVGERGVKLSGGQRQRISIARAVLKDPDILVLDEATSDVDTETEMLIQRSLDKLTADRTTFAIAHRLSTIKDADTILVLEDGQIVERGTHEDLLDNEGLYAHLWGVQAGEIDELPQEFIERAAERQARTDVEAETDDD